The stretch of DNA GTGGCCGTCCAGCACCTGGCACTTGGGCAGGGGCAAACATGAAGGCCATGATCCTCGCCGCTGGTTTGGGCACACGCCTCCGCCCTCTCACCGACCAGCGCCCTAAAGCACTGGTTGAACTTTGTGGTACCCCTCTGATTCAGATCGTCATACGCAAGCTTGTTCAGGCAGGCGTGGACCAAATCGTCATCAACGTGCACCATTTTGCCGAAAAGGTGGTGGAATACGTAGAAGGACACAGTGGCTTTGGGGTTCACGTCGAGTTCTCGCGGGAGCCGCTGATCCTCGGCACCGGGGGTGGGCTGCAAAAAGTGGCTCGTTTTTTTGCCGGCCCGGAACCCTTTTTCCTTCACAATGTGGACATCGTGGCTGACATAGACCTCGTGGCCCTTCTGAATTACCACCGTACCCGCGGTGCCTTGGCAACACTGGCAGTCCAGGTGCGTCCCACCTCCAGGCCTCTGGCCATAGACAACAAAGGTTTGCTCTGCGGCAGGATGGGACACGCCCTTAATCGAGTTCCAGACGGAGGAGTGCGGTCGATGGGATATAGCGGCATCCAAGTAATCTCGCCCGGAATGCTGCCCCTCTTGTCTGAAACTCCGCCTTT from candidate division KSB1 bacterium encodes:
- a CDS encoding nucleotidyltransferase family protein encodes the protein MKAMILAAGLGTRLRPLTDQRPKALVELCGTPLIQIVIRKLVQAGVDQIVINVHHFAEKVVEYVEGHSGFGVHVEFSREPLILGTGGGLQKVARFFAGPEPFFLHNVDIVADIDLVALLNYHRTRGALATLAVQVRPTSRPLAIDNKGLLCGRMGHALNRVPDGGVRSMGYSGIQVISPGMLPLLSETPPFSLIDAEIRLCADHEIVAYDIGNAHWWDVGSREALADAERAFRSGSVIAWW